The Ascaphus truei isolate aAscTru1 chromosome 3, aAscTru1.hap1, whole genome shotgun sequence genome includes a region encoding these proteins:
- the LOC142490693 gene encoding uncharacterized protein LOC142490693, with amino-acid sequence MEQVSSPGSASSTLLEEHHGDEDDEYDEDDATEETEIQSCDHEEVPIETVVPPNRPSTSTYDAIVASEGKIVDAENRRHSDMMTVLERMIGLQEETVSQLAHLHRVFIEVPKQLQKINTSFEALVVQQTQANYWRMTNVPQFNTSQPGSVHAGQFSPHSSDIHSPGPNVTGQVADIAVQVPDDILPLPSVQIQQQTPTKEATKTKQDTHETDQPSLVQCLPTCSHVSLGTSPVREQSLPKSPVGESLPKSPVGESLPKSPVGESLPKSPVGESLPKSPVGESLATSPVGESLATSPVGEQSLATSPAREVPEATQSGSVVPKVGGKRKRKIQETTSRPVTRSQKEQKK; translated from the exons atggaacaagtgtcttcacctgggtcagccagctcaacactactagaag aacatcatggtgatgaggatgatgagtatgatgaggatgacgccacagaagagactgaaatacaatcatgtgaccatgaagaggtgccaatagaaactgttgtaccgccaaatcgtccatcaacttccacatacgatgcaattgtagcttcagagggaaaaatagtggacgcagaaaatcgtcgccattcagacatgatgacagtgctggaaaggatgattggactgcaggaagaaacagtatcacaattggcacatctccacagagtcttcattgaagtgcctaaacagttgcaaaaaatcaacacctcattcgaagcattagttgttcagcaaacacaagctaattactggagaatgactaatgtaccacaattcaacacctcccagccaggatctgttcatgcaggtcagttttcaccacattcatctgatattcattcaccaggcccaaatgttaccggtcaagtagcagacattgctgtgcaggttcctgatgacatcctaccgctgccatctgtacaaattcagcagcagacacctacaaaggaggcgacaaaaacaaaacaagacacacatgaaacagaccaaccatcacttgtgcagtgtctaccaacttgctcacatgtgtcactgggcacaagccctgtccgtgaacagtcactacccaaaagccctgtaggtgagtcgctgcccaaaagccctgtaggtgaatcgctgcccaaaagccctgtaggtgaatcgctgcccaaaagccctgtaggtgaatcactgcccaaaagccctgtaggtgagtcactggccacaagccctgtaggtgagtcactggccacaagccccgtaggtgaacagtcactggccacaagccctgcccgtgaagtgccagaggccactcaaagtggctctgttgtgcctaaagttggtggcaaaagaaaaaggaaaattcaagagacaacaagcaggcctgttactcgctcgcaaaaggaacaaaaaaaataa